In Candidatus Hydrogenedentota bacterium, a genomic segment contains:
- a CDS encoding tyrosine-protein phosphatase — MRTLLKIAAALLGIALLVVAIPVWMYFPGHNFRTVEDNAFYGSRQMSGRALKAAIQEHGIQTVINLRGHNPGSPWYDEEVAVCREMGVAHEDFAWSKGRLPDPESLARFVDVVESGRRPFLAHCEGGTHRTGVASACYLLLKGADTATARKQFGPMFKNAPIGQLLDLYEGSGMPFRQWVREAYPATYESLKSSQIMHPHSQSATFALLIDSLQVCSRETQVLW, encoded by the coding sequence ATGAGGACCTTGCTCAAAATCGCGGCAGCGCTCTTGGGCATCGCGTTACTGGTTGTGGCGATTCCCGTCTGGATGTACTTTCCCGGACACAACTTCAGAACGGTTGAGGACAACGCCTTCTACGGTTCACGCCAAATGAGCGGCAGGGCTCTGAAAGCAGCTATCCAAGAACACGGCATTCAGACTGTCATCAATTTGCGTGGCCATAATCCGGGGTCCCCTTGGTATGACGAAGAAGTGGCCGTCTGCCGCGAGATGGGCGTAGCGCACGAGGACTTCGCCTGGTCAAAAGGAAGGCTGCCGGACCCGGAATCGCTTGCCCGATTCGTTGACGTTGTCGAGTCTGGCAGGAGACCGTTCCTGGCGCATTGTGAAGGCGGAACGCACCGTACCGGCGTAGCGTCCGCCTGCTACTTGTTGCTCAAAGGCGCCGACACGGCGACCGCGCGCAAACAGTTCGGACCGATGTTCAAAAATGCGCCAATCGGACAGCTGCTTGACCTCTACGAAGGGAGCGGCATGCCGTTTCGACAGTGGGTACGGGAGGCATACCCGGCCACGTACGAGTCGCTGAAATCTTCTCAGATAATGCATCCCCATTCGCAATCGGCAACCTTTGCCTTGCTTATTGATTCATTGCAGGTATGTTCAAGGGAGACGCAGGTATTGTGGTAA